The following proteins come from a genomic window of Finegoldia magna ATCC 29328:
- a CDS encoding ASCH domain-containing protein, with the protein MKALSIQPFYATMIAMGCKWIELRSWKTDYRGWILICASTARNKFERTSLMNGHAIAIAELADIRKYNDETDRADAFLYDDETFEGYSWIFNRVIPIVPFPVKGKLHLFEVERELDDLEAIDIDYDTKQYDVDVATWWKENGFIENLDIFGEE; encoded by the coding sequence ATGAAAGCACTAAGTATACAACCATTCTACGCAACAATGATAGCTATGGGATGCAAATGGATCGAACTTCGCAGTTGGAAGACAGATTATCGAGGATGGATATTGATTTGTGCATCCACTGCCAGAAATAAATTCGAAAGAACATCACTCATGAATGGACACGCAATAGCAATAGCAGAATTGGCCGACATTCGAAAATACAACGACGAAACTGACAGAGCAGATGCATTTTTATATGATGACGAAACATTTGAGGGATATTCGTGGATATTCAACCGCGTAATTCCAATCGTGCCATTTCCGGTAAAAGGCAAACTCCACTTGTTCGAAGTGGAACGTGAACTAGATGACCTCGAAGCAATCGACATAGATTACGACACAAAACAATACGATGTAGATGTCGCAACGTGGTGGAAAGAAAATGGGTTCATAGAAAACTTGGATATATTTGGAGAAGAATAA
- a CDS encoding C69 family dipeptidase, producing the protein MACTTLLVGKEASFDGSTIISRSEDSPSGIFTAKRFIVVKPEDQPRKYESVLSGCKVDLPDNPMRYTALPNSDTFEGDWAASGVNEKNISMSATETITTNARVQGADPLIQYPTKEEKCGGIGEEDFVTLVLPYINSAREGVERLGKLLEEHGTYESNGIAFQDVDEIWWLETIGGHHWMARRVPDDAYVVMPNQLGIDYFDFDDAYGEQKEFMCSKDLKEWSEKHHLFLDQEDYVNPRLAYGSHDHSDHTYNTPRAWIMLRYFNPNTLIWDGEDADFTPESDDLPWAMVPERKITVEDMKTILSSHYEGTPYDCYAKHGDPNYRGMYRPLGISRDNVTHFTQIRPYAPEEIRAIQWLSFGSNAFNAAVAFYANVETTPSYVADQVVKATSENFYWANRIIAALCDAHFNKTAIFIERYQGAVQSKSNEIINKYDEEFAKNSGNVHELLEKANQEMADFLKEKTDKLLHDVLFTASCEMKNGFARSDN; encoded by the coding sequence ATGGCATGTACTACACTATTAGTAGGTAAAGAAGCGAGCTTTGACGGCTCAACAATTATTTCAAGAAGTGAAGATTCTCCTTCTGGAATTTTTACAGCAAAAAGATTTATCGTTGTAAAACCAGAAGATCAACCAAGAAAATACGAATCAGTTTTATCAGGATGCAAGGTAGATTTACCGGATAATCCTATGAGATATACAGCACTTCCAAACTCTGACACATTCGAAGGAGATTGGGCAGCATCAGGCGTTAACGAAAAAAATATTTCAATGAGCGCAACTGAAACTATCACTACAAACGCAAGAGTTCAAGGAGCAGATCCTTTGATTCAATATCCAACAAAAGAAGAAAAATGTGGCGGTATTGGCGAAGAAGATTTCGTAACTCTTGTTCTTCCATACATCAACTCTGCAAGAGAAGGCGTTGAAAGATTAGGAAAATTATTAGAAGAACACGGAACTTACGAATCAAACGGAATCGCATTCCAAGATGTTGACGAAATTTGGTGGTTGGAAACAATCGGCGGACATCACTGGATGGCAAGAAGAGTTCCTGATGATGCATACGTTGTAATGCCAAACCAATTGGGAATTGATTATTTTGATTTCGACGATGCTTATGGTGAACAAAAAGAATTCATGTGCTCAAAAGATTTGAAAGAATGGTCAGAAAAACATCACTTATTCTTAGATCAAGAAGATTATGTAAATCCAAGATTAGCATACGGATCTCATGATCATTCAGATCACACATACAATACACCAAGAGCATGGATTATGCTTAGATATTTCAATCCTAACACTTTGATTTGGGATGGAGAAGATGCTGATTTTACACCAGAATCTGATGATTTGCCATGGGCAATGGTACCAGAAAGAAAAATCACAGTTGAAGATATGAAGACAATATTGTCTAGCCACTACGAAGGAACACCTTACGATTGCTATGCAAAACACGGAGATCCAAACTACCGTGGAATGTATCGTCCATTGGGAATTAGCCGTGACAACGTAACACATTTCACACAAATAAGACCATACGCTCCAGAAGAAATCAGAGCAATTCAATGGTTGTCATTCGGTAGCAACGCATTCAACGCAGCAGTTGCATTCTACGCAAACGTAGAAACAACACCAAGCTATGTAGCAGATCAAGTAGTAAAAGCAACATCAGAAAACTTCTACTGGGCTAACAGAATCATAGCAGCACTTTGCGATGCACACTTCAATAAAACAGCAATCTTCATCGAAAGATACCAAGGAGCAGTTCAATCCAAATCCAACGAAATCATCAACAAATACGACGAAGAATTTGCTAAAAACTCAGGTAACGTTCATGAATTACTTGAAAAAGCAAACCAAGAAATGGCAGATTTCTTAAAAGAAAAAACAGACAAATTACTTCACGACGTTTTATTCACAGCAAGCTGCGAAATGAAAAACGGATTCGCAAGAAGTGACAACTAA
- a CDS encoding nucleoside hydrolase produces MINCILDFDPGVDDAAALFAIKKAKNLNLLALSSVSGNVSIEHTTRNMQCLAKLLDINVPMGKGQEVPLVREPFFATVHGDDGIAGFRDMIESDDVGELSSENSVTMMHEIIQKSTGKITIIAVGPLTNIALLLRTFPEDKEKIEQISIMGGSITRGNVTSLSEFNFFVDPEAAKIVFESGVKLIMAGLNITQKASITDEQIQFLDTIDTKRTKFAHRILKYYASNDAGIHDPCSVIVLDNPEVFETEDMYIKIDVQNDETRGMSYRDLIKEENGEFNCKVITKINIDKFREILMQALTD; encoded by the coding sequence ATGATTAATTGTATATTGGATTTTGATCCAGGAGTAGATGATGCAGCGGCATTATTTGCAATTAAAAAAGCAAAAAATTTAAATTTGTTGGCGCTTTCATCGGTGAGTGGTAACGTGTCAATTGAGCACACAACAAGAAACATGCAATGCTTGGCAAAATTATTGGATATAAATGTACCGATGGGAAAAGGCCAAGAAGTGCCACTTGTAAGAGAGCCTTTCTTTGCGACAGTTCACGGAGATGATGGAATTGCAGGATTCAGAGATATGATTGAATCAGACGATGTAGGAGAACTTTCAAGCGAAAATTCAGTTACAATGATGCACGAAATCATTCAAAAATCGACTGGAAAAATCACAATCATCGCAGTAGGACCACTTACAAACATCGCGCTATTGCTTCGAACTTTTCCAGAAGACAAGGAAAAAATCGAACAAATTAGCATCATGGGTGGCTCAATTACAAGAGGAAATGTAACAAGTCTCAGCGAATTTAATTTCTTCGTAGATCCAGAAGCTGCAAAAATCGTGTTTGAAAGTGGCGTGAAACTCATCATGGCAGGACTTAATATTACACAAAAAGCCAGCATAACTGATGAGCAAATCCAATTCTTGGACACAATTGATACGAAAAGAACCAAATTTGCACACAGAATTTTGAAATACTACGCATCAAACGATGCAGGAATTCACGATCCTTGTTCAGTAATCGTTCTTGATAATCCAGAAGTTTTCGAAACGGAAGACATGTACATCAAAATCGATGTGCAAAACGACGAAACAAGAGGAATGAGCTACAGAGATTTAATAAAAGAAGAAAATGGCGAATTCAATTGCAAAGTAATCACTAAAATCAATATCGATAAATTTAGAGAAATATTGATGCAAGCTCTTACAGATTAA
- a CDS encoding energy-coupling factor ABC transporter ATP-binding protein produces the protein MSELEFNNVSFTYPNGFKAINDLNFVVYPSEKVAIVGQNGAGKSTCAKLMNGLLRPSSGEILLEGKNTKDMTTAQISRKVGYVFQNPNDQIFNSTVYDEVAFSLRALKVDEDEMDRRVRQACEICELSEYLDDHPYDLPFSTRKFITIAITIANDCDIFIFDEPTAGQDAYSMSCLKRVIDHLHDLNKTIITITHDMEFVVENFNRVVVMSNKEIIKDADKKEVFDEDEILQKAYIQPPVIKRLCNSINLNEKLLSVDDFVDYIKDFGGHND, from the coding sequence ATGAGCGAATTAGAATTTAACAATGTAAGCTTTACTTATCCTAACGGATTCAAAGCGATTAACGATTTGAATTTTGTTGTGTATCCTTCAGAAAAAGTTGCAATCGTAGGACAAAACGGAGCCGGCAAATCAACTTGCGCCAAATTAATGAATGGATTATTGAGACCAAGTTCTGGAGAAATCTTGTTAGAGGGCAAAAACACAAAAGACATGACAACAGCACAAATCTCCAGAAAAGTTGGCTACGTATTCCAAAATCCTAACGATCAAATCTTCAACTCAACAGTTTACGATGAAGTCGCATTTTCGTTGAGAGCATTGAAAGTCGACGAAGATGAAATGGATAGACGTGTCAGACAAGCGTGCGAAATTTGCGAACTTTCAGAATATTTGGACGATCATCCATACGATTTGCCATTTAGTACTAGAAAATTCATCACGATTGCAATTACAATCGCAAACGACTGCGATATTTTCATATTTGATGAACCAACTGCAGGACAAGACGCATATTCGATGAGTTGCTTGAAAAGAGTCATCGATCATTTGCACGATTTGAACAAAACAATCATAACAATAACGCACGATATGGAATTTGTCGTTGAAAACTTCAACAGAGTTGTCGTAATGTCCAACAAGGAAATCATCAAAGACGCAGATAAGAAGGAAGTTTTTGACGAAGACGAAATACTACAAAAAGCATACATCCAACCGCCTGTTATCAAAAGACTTTGCAATTCGATTAATTTGAACGAAAAATTGTTGTCGGTTGATGATTTTGTAGATTACATCAAAGATTTTGGAGGACACAATGATTAA
- a CDS encoding energy-coupling factor ABC transporter ATP-binding protein, with translation MIELKNVSFKYELQQEKTIKNLDLYVQQGEFIGIIGKNGSGKTTLCNIIRGIIPDFVQGEISGDIIIDNKNIDDIERGEMAELVGFVFQNPFSQISGIKKTVFEEIAYGLENLGVPREEIKQRVTDVIKLLKIEDLQDKNPNELSGGQSQRVAIASIIVMNPKVLIFDEPTSQLDPLGTEEIFDILKLLKSQNKTIILVEHKIDLIAEYADRVVVMDDGEIIFNGETHEVLSNDKIEESNVSMPIVSKLAYKMNTVKPGFFKKVPITLDECKKELEED, from the coding sequence ATGATAGAACTTAAAAATGTTTCGTTCAAATATGAACTTCAACAAGAAAAAACGATAAAAAATTTGGATTTGTACGTTCAACAAGGAGAATTCATAGGAATTATCGGCAAAAATGGTTCCGGCAAGACGACTTTGTGCAACATTATTAGAGGAATAATTCCGGATTTCGTTCAAGGAGAAATCTCAGGCGACATAATAATTGACAACAAAAACATCGACGATATCGAACGTGGAGAAATGGCGGAATTAGTTGGATTTGTATTCCAAAACCCATTCAGTCAAATTTCTGGAATCAAGAAAACTGTATTCGAAGAAATAGCCTACGGACTCGAAAACTTGGGAGTTCCAAGAGAAGAAATCAAACAAAGAGTAACTGATGTAATTAAATTACTTAAAATAGAAGATTTACAAGATAAAAATCCGAATGAATTATCAGGTGGACAATCGCAAAGAGTTGCGATAGCTTCAATCATCGTCATGAATCCGAAAGTGCTAATATTTGACGAGCCTACAAGTCAGCTAGACCCACTGGGAACGGAAGAAATATTCGACATTTTAAAACTTTTGAAATCACAAAACAAAACTATAATCTTGGTTGAACACAAAATTGATTTGATAGCAGAATATGCAGATCGAGTTGTCGTGATGGACGATGGAGAAATTATCTTCAACGGTGAAACTCACGAAGTTTTATCAAATGACAAAATCGAAGAAAGTAATGTATCTATGCCAATAGTTTCAAAACTTGCCTACAAGATGAACACTGTAAAACCGGGATTTTTCAAAAAAGTTCCTATTACTTTGGATGAATGCAAGAAAGAATTGGAGGAAGATTAA
- a CDS encoding energy-coupling factor transporter transmembrane component T family protein, producing the protein MISKIFPTTKLFIVIVTVIISLVLPWQFAYLFVLPLSLILALLDNKFKPYFKKLWIVLLFVLLIMFLFQLLLDKSTEHVYLNLGFMRVTLNGILNGLEQTKFILTLITLFLLFFETTDIEDLMISLQEKNVSHVTSYVIMATMTMIPEMIKKSSKIIKAQEARGIETTGSLKNRAKAFFPSLGPLIISSLSEIDEKTITLEARGFASENEKTCLKEIKKTTTDRIIFYVFIALVVLALVWRFK; encoded by the coding sequence ATGATATCTAAAATTTTCCCAACAACAAAACTTTTTATAGTGATAGTTACAGTTATTATTTCGTTGGTTTTGCCATGGCAATTTGCGTATCTTTTCGTACTTCCATTAAGTTTGATATTGGCTTTACTGGACAATAAATTCAAACCATATTTCAAAAAATTGTGGATAGTTTTATTATTCGTATTACTAATAATGTTTTTATTCCAATTGTTATTGGACAAATCTACAGAACACGTTTATTTGAATTTAGGATTTATGAGAGTGACACTTAACGGGATATTAAATGGTTTGGAACAAACTAAATTCATTCTTACACTTATAACATTGTTTTTATTATTCTTCGAAACTACAGATATCGAAGACTTGATGATATCACTTCAAGAAAAAAATGTAAGCCACGTTACAAGTTATGTTATCATGGCAACAATGACAATGATTCCTGAAATGATTAAGAAAAGTTCCAAAATCATCAAAGCCCAAGAAGCGCGTGGAATTGAAACTACAGGCTCTTTGAAAAACAGAGCGAAGGCGTTCTTCCCTTCACTTGGACCTTTGATTATATCTTCACTTTCAGAAATCGACGAAAAGACGATTACACTAGAAGCACGTGGATTTGCATCCGAAAACGAGAAAACATGCCTCAAAGAAATCAAGAAAACAACTACAGACAGAATAATTTTCTACGTATTCATTGCCTTGGTTGTGTTGGCATTGGTGTGGAGGTTTAAATAA
- a CDS encoding ECF transporter S component → MKSKSKTSYNLSVILLIPLGIAINFVGANLTAALKLPVYLDVIGTVFTGVLCGPWIGFLTGVVTNIVTSVTNPTQLPYMIVSGAIGLVAGFCGKRGMFKTPQKTFVVAIIIWLVAMITSAPITVLVFGGVTGASGSSAITTFLVATGKGLWQSVLGSTVLTETLDKFLTSFAVYFLIKSIPNRNLLRYPNGLEYIKEKKNKYVRGAK, encoded by the coding sequence ATGAAATCTAAATCTAAGACTAGCTATAATTTGTCGGTAATTTTACTTATTCCACTTGGTATAGCTATCAATTTTGTTGGTGCAAATTTAACTGCAGCATTAAAATTGCCCGTTTATTTGGATGTTATTGGAACTGTATTCACAGGTGTGTTGTGCGGACCATGGATTGGTTTTCTTACAGGTGTTGTCACAAATATCGTGACATCTGTTACAAATCCAACACAACTTCCATACATGATTGTAAGTGGTGCGATTGGCTTGGTGGCAGGTTTTTGCGGTAAGAGAGGAATGTTCAAAACTCCACAGAAAACATTTGTAGTAGCCATTATTATTTGGCTTGTGGCGATGATTACATCTGCGCCAATCACTGTGTTGGTTTTCGGTGGTGTTACTGGTGCAAGTGGATCAAGTGCAATAACGACGTTTTTGGTTGCAACAGGAAAAGGATTATGGCAATCAGTGCTTGGTTCAACAGTTCTTACAGAAACTTTGGACAAATTCTTGACTTCTTTTGCAGTGTATTTTCTAATCAAATCCATTCCGAACAGAAACTTGTTGAGATATCCTAACGGACTAGAATACATAAAAGAAAAGAAGAACAAATACGTGAGAGGTGCAAAATGA
- a CDS encoding GNAT family N-acetyltransferase: MNTKYVIKNAAVSPDNYNDLREKSGIGNRKSKKNAKVAIENSLFITAIYDDDRLIAMARVVGDGAISLVVTDVMVDSSYQKNGLGRVLMNEVSKYLDENYDEDSYIILLANTPYDKFYEKFNFKEFPNKKGMLRV, encoded by the coding sequence ATGAATACAAAATACGTTATAAAAAATGCAGCGGTTAGTCCAGATAATTACAACGATTTGCGTGAAAAATCTGGTATTGGAAATAGAAAATCGAAAAAGAATGCGAAGGTTGCAATCGAAAATTCTCTTTTCATTACAGCAATTTATGATGATGACAGGTTAATTGCGATGGCAAGAGTTGTCGGAGATGGAGCGATTAGTCTTGTGGTTACTGATGTGATGGTAGATTCAAGCTATCAGAAAAATGGTTTGGGAAGAGTTTTGATGAATGAGGTTAGCAAATACTTGGACGAAAATTACGATGAAGATAGCTACATTATTTTGTTGGCAAACACTCCTTATGACAAATTTTACGAAAAATTTAACTTCAAAGAATTTCCAAATAAAAAGGGCATGCTAAGAGTTTAA
- a CDS encoding Tex family protein: MDILQKLSEELDIKYDNVVKTVELLDEGNTIPFIARYRKEITGNLTDETLRQLNDRLTYLRNLQERKDDITRLIDEQGKLTEDLKKQIDEAAILTELEDIYLPFKPKKRTRGSIAVELGLQPVADMIMEKTHSLAEIEKKASEFVNGEEIKTVDDAVAKSLDIIAEFVSEQKVFRDIVRNSFVTEAILKTEEKNEDESGTYKMYYDFSEKVKDIKAHRILAIFRGEKEGFLKVSFVLNDDYNIFKIMRKIARKNDFETYDLIEKAVKDSYKRLIVPSIETEVRQSMKEMADDESIGVFKSNLKPYLMQPPIKETAIIGLDPGFRTGCKVAVISEYGDFLDSAVIYVTDARKQIQRADETLKEFIKKYNVKLIAIGNGTASRETEKYVSDLLAQIDEEIFYAIVNEAGASIYSASKLAIEEFPDLDVTIRGAISIARRIQDPLAELVKISPQSIGVGQYQHDVNQKKLKSSLEEVVEDCVNTVGVNINTASSALLNYVSGITKTTAKNIVDYKIENGPFTNRQEILKVKGIGPKAFVQCAGFLRIPESEEILDNTEVHPESYEIAKQIMKYDLNDIDVKKLSEELEVGEPTLRDIIEELKKPGRDPRDEMPKPVLRQDVLSIDDLEEGMIVTGTVRNVVDFGAFIDIGIKEDGLCHISKMSNSYIKNPREVCEVSDTVKVKIIGIDKERGLVSLSMKL; the protein is encoded by the coding sequence ATGGATATACTACAAAAATTATCAGAAGAATTAGACATAAAATATGATAACGTTGTTAAGACGGTTGAATTGTTAGATGAGGGAAACACAATTCCATTTATCGCCAGATATAGAAAAGAAATCACTGGAAATTTGACTGACGAAACGTTGAGACAATTAAACGATAGGCTTACATATTTGAGAAACTTGCAAGAAAGAAAAGACGATATCACACGTCTTATCGATGAGCAAGGAAAACTAACAGAAGATTTGAAAAAACAAATCGACGAAGCGGCTATTTTGACAGAATTAGAAGATATTTATCTTCCATTTAAGCCTAAGAAAAGAACTCGTGGATCGATCGCTGTAGAATTGGGACTTCAACCAGTAGCAGATATGATAATGGAAAAGACTCATTCACTAGCAGAAATCGAGAAAAAAGCTTCGGAATTTGTCAACGGAGAAGAAATCAAAACAGTTGATGATGCCGTAGCGAAAAGTTTGGATATAATAGCAGAATTCGTATCGGAACAAAAAGTATTCAGAGATATCGTTCGTAATTCTTTCGTTACAGAGGCTATTTTGAAAACTGAAGAGAAAAACGAAGACGAATCCGGCACATACAAGATGTACTACGATTTTTCCGAGAAAGTAAAAGATATAAAAGCCCACAGAATTCTTGCAATCTTCAGAGGAGAAAAGGAAGGATTCTTGAAAGTTTCATTCGTATTAAATGACGATTACAATATTTTCAAAATTATGAGAAAAATCGCTAGGAAAAATGATTTTGAAACTTACGATTTGATTGAAAAGGCAGTCAAAGACAGCTACAAGAGATTGATTGTTCCATCAATCGAAACAGAAGTGCGTCAAAGCATGAAAGAAATGGCAGATGACGAATCAATCGGCGTATTCAAAAGCAATTTGAAACCTTATTTGATGCAGCCACCTATCAAAGAAACTGCAATCATTGGACTTGACCCTGGATTTAGAACTGGTTGCAAAGTTGCTGTAATTTCTGAATACGGAGATTTCTTGGACAGTGCAGTAATATATGTCACTGATGCCAGAAAACAAATCCAAAGAGCAGACGAAACTTTGAAGGAATTTATTAAAAAATACAACGTGAAGTTAATCGCAATCGGTAACGGAACAGCTTCTCGTGAAACAGAAAAATACGTATCTGATTTGTTGGCGCAAATTGACGAGGAAATCTTCTATGCAATTGTCAACGAAGCGGGAGCTAGTATTTACTCTGCATCCAAGCTTGCAATCGAAGAATTCCCTGATTTGGATGTAACAATCAGAGGAGCAATCTCAATCGCACGTCGTATACAAGACCCACTTGCAGAATTGGTTAAAATCTCTCCACAATCAATCGGAGTTGGACAATATCAACACGACGTCAACCAAAAAAAATTAAAATCATCACTCGAAGAAGTAGTGGAAGATTGCGTAAACACAGTTGGTGTCAACATCAACACAGCAAGCTCTGCACTTTTGAATTACGTATCTGGAATTACGAAAACAACTGCGAAAAACATCGTGGATTACAAAATAGAAAACGGACCATTCACTAATCGTCAAGAAATATTGAAAGTAAAAGGAATTGGACCAAAAGCATTCGTACAATGTGCAGGATTTTTGAGAATTCCTGAAAGCGAAGAAATATTGGACAATACAGAAGTTCACCCAGAAAGCTACGAAATCGCAAAACAAATTATGAAATACGATTTGAATGATATCGATGTTAAAAAACTTTCAGAGGAATTGGAAGTAGGAGAGCCTACTTTGCGTGATATAATTGAAGAACTCAAAAAACCAGGCAGAGATCCACGTGACGAAATGCCAAAACCAGTTCTTCGACAAGATGTATTGTCAATTGACGATTTGGAAGAAGGAATGATAGTCACAGGAACTGTAAGAAATGTCGTGGACTTCGGCGCATTCATAGACATTGGAATAAAAGAAGATGGACTTTGCCACATATCCAAAATGAGCAACTCCTACATCAAAAACCCAAGAGAAGTGTGCGAAGTAAGTGACACCGTAAAAGTAAAAATAATTGGAATTGATAAAGAAAGAGGATTGGTTTCTCTGTCAATGAAGTTATAA
- the udk gene encoding uridine kinase: protein MKPYIVGVAGGSASGKTEIVKTLKKHFEDKIEIIEHDNYYFAHDDLTMEERASLNYDHPQSFETDLLIEHVKKIINNEEINIPTYDFTIHTRSSDTLKKVPKPIVIVEGILVLENEELRNLMDMKVFVDCDGDVRLKRRITRDVVERDRTIESILTQYMETVKPMHELFVEPSKKFADLIVPKGGKNKVAIEVLINHLATKL, encoded by the coding sequence ATGAAACCGTATATTGTGGGAGTCGCAGGTGGAAGTGCTTCGGGTAAGACTGAAATCGTGAAGACTTTGAAAAAACATTTTGAAGATAAAATAGAAATTATTGAACACGACAATTATTATTTCGCTCATGATGATTTGACAATGGAAGAACGTGCGAGTTTGAATTACGATCATCCGCAATCTTTTGAAACGGATTTGTTGATTGAACACGTTAAAAAAATTATTAATAATGAAGAAATCAACATTCCAACTTACGATTTTACAATTCACACTAGAAGCTCTGATACTTTGAAAAAAGTTCCTAAACCAATTGTGATTGTCGAAGGAATTTTGGTCTTGGAAAACGAAGAACTTCGAAATTTGATGGATATGAAAGTTTTCGTTGACTGTGACGGAGATGTCAGACTCAAAAGAAGAATTACAAGAGATGTTGTGGAACGTGACAGAACTATTGAATCGATTTTGACTCAATATATGGAAACTGTAAAGCCAATGCATGAACTTTTCGTCGAACCTAGTAAGAAATTTGCTGATTTGATTGTGCCAAAAGGCGGCAAGAATAAGGTTGCGATTGAGGTGCTTATCAATCATTTGGCTACGAAATTATAA